From Anoplopoma fimbria isolate UVic2021 breed Golden Eagle Sablefish chromosome 11, Afim_UVic_2022, whole genome shotgun sequence, one genomic window encodes:
- the LOC129099128 gene encoding myeloid-associated differentiation marker-like, protein MVTVDVRTLTVRILEVIFTCISFSLVASVGHSTQSFWTWCMFTWCFCFCVTLLIILLELTSLCEKLPISWDDFTTAYAMLAKLMVLAASIIYPIFYTCSGCGKQIAACVISCLAFILYAVEVGLTRAKPGEIRGFMATVPGHLKVLEAFVACIIFICLDYNQFSNFPGLQWCVAVYSICFIFALLIIIFSIGRLLTLFPAPFDKVLTVCNVLAVLMYITAVVIWPLYSFRNNPKRNNCIKGVRCSWDNLVVITFMTCFNLVAYIVDTVHSFKLIFFVSRT, encoded by the exons ATGGTCACAGTGGACGTCAGGACGCTGACGGTGCGGATCCTGGAGGTGATCTTCACCTGCATCTCCTTCAGCCTGGTGGCCTCAGTGGGCCACAGCACCCAGTCCTTCTGGACCTGGTGCATGTTCACCTGGTGCTTCTGCTTCTGCGTCACCCTCCTCATAATCCTCCTGGAACTCACCAGCCTCTGCGAGAAGTTGCCCATCTCCTGGGATGACTTCACGACCGCTTATGCCATGTTGGCTAAGCTAATG GTGCTGGCAGCATCCATCATCTATCCCATCTTCTACACTTGCTCTGGTTGCGGCAAACAGATCGCTGCCTGCGTTATTTCCTGTCTGGCTTTCATCCTGTACGCTGTTGAGGTCGGTCTGACCCGGGCTAAACCTGGTGAGATACGTGGATTTATGGCCACTGTCCCAGGCCATCTAAAGGTTCTGGAGGCCTTCGTGGCctgcatcatcttcatctgcTTGGACTACAACCAGTTCTCTAACTTCCCAGGGCTTCAGTGGTGCGTTGCTGTATACtccatttgtttcatttttgccCTGCTCATCATCATTTTTTCCATCGGCCGCCTTCTGACTCTCTTCCCCGCACCGTTTGACAAAGTCCTGACAGTCTGCAACGTGTTGGCCGTGTTGATGTACATCACCGCTGTGGTCATCTGGCCGTTGTACAGCTTCAGGAACAATCCCAAGCGGAACAACTGCATCAAAGGGGTTCGATGTTCCTGGGATAATTTAGTGGTTATCACGTTCATGACCTGCTTTAACCTTGTTGCTTACATCGTTGATACTGTTCATTCTTTTAAGCTGATATTCTTCGTCAGCAGAACCTAG
- the LOC129098527 gene encoding LITAF domain-containing protein-like, translating to MEKGYPPQDSAPPYPGPPMNYGGAVQQPGMYPQPSGPPPAVYQGGVPYAVGQVAPTTTVTHLVVAPALHDVPGQTVCPHCQQTVITNTEHTTGLLTWAVCGGLALFGCFLCCCIPFCVESCQDVKHCCPSCQNVIYIYKRI from the exons ATGGAAAAAGGATACCCACCACAGGATTCAGCTCCACCGTACCCTGGGCCGCCCATGAACTATGGGGGTGCAGTGCAACAACCAGGGATGTACCCTCAGCCTTCTGGGCCTCCACCTGCTGTTTATCAGGGAG GTGTTCCTTATGCTGTGGGCCAGGTTGCACCTACCACAACAG TGACTCACTTGGTCGTAGCACCGGCACTACATGATGTCCCAGGACAGACCGTGTGTCCTCACTGCCAGCAGACAGTCATCACCAACACGGAGCACACCACCGGCCTGTTGACCTGGGCCGTCTGTGGAGGCCTCGCCCTctttgg gtgttttctttgctgttgtATCCCGTTCTGCGTTGAGTCCTGTCAAGATGTGAAGCATTGCTGTCCTTCTTGCCAAAATGTCATCTACATATACAAACGGATTTGA